In Shouchella patagoniensis, the following are encoded in one genomic region:
- a CDS encoding metallophosphoesterase family protein yields MRFAFLSDIHGNATALEAVLNDLQSKQIDRIYILGDLCFRGPEPKRVLELVQASGAKVIKGNADEWLVRGFKDGEVPEERLEMFQKERDWTLGRLDQADLDYLKNLSTDLVIDDGQDLIVHAFHATPNNLFDVVTVEDTEKIENELMIRDEADIYIYGHTHHPYIRSLHGKNIVNTGSVGMPFDGHPLASYTIIDIQDGSHSIQLNRVPYNREHVVEIYKQSGYPNIEEMGAVIYYAVRPK; encoded by the coding sequence ATGAGATTTGCTTTTTTATCTGATATTCATGGAAATGCAACAGCACTTGAAGCCGTACTGAATGATTTGCAATCAAAGCAAATTGACCGAATTTACATACTAGGCGACCTTTGCTTTCGTGGTCCAGAGCCAAAACGTGTTTTAGAACTAGTCCAAGCATCAGGCGCTAAAGTCATTAAAGGTAATGCTGATGAATGGCTTGTTAGAGGGTTTAAAGATGGCGAAGTTCCCGAAGAACGGCTTGAAATGTTTCAAAAAGAACGTGATTGGACACTAGGTCGTCTTGATCAAGCAGACTTAGATTACTTGAAAAACCTTTCGACTGATCTTGTTATAGACGATGGGCAAGATTTAATTGTCCATGCGTTTCATGCGACTCCAAATAACTTATTTGATGTTGTTACTGTTGAAGATACGGAAAAAATCGAGAATGAATTAATGATTCGGGACGAAGCTGACATTTATATTTATGGACATACGCATCATCCTTATATCCGTTCTCTTCACGGAAAAAACATTGTTAATACCGGTAGTGTTGGTATGCCATTTGATGGTCATCCCCTGGCATCGTATACCATCATAGATATTCAAGACGGTAGTCATTCGATTCAACTAAATCGAGTCCCTTATAACCGGGAACATGTAGTCGAAATCTACAAACAAAGTGGCTATCCTAATATTGAAGAAATGGGCGCGGTTATTTATTACGCTGTTCGTCCGAAATAA
- a CDS encoding TlpA disulfide reductase family protein has protein sequence MSFTLREVNSNNPYNLQEEAAGRPVMLTFWTSWCPDSNRDLQEKMRLYKHADASKLCFVTINVTGREGTIDLQGFLEKQGFDFLVLKDEGTRVYDSFGCLGVPTTILLNERLELVHSYGEQAKLTEIMDGLTDLIK, from the coding sequence ATGTCGTTTACATTAAGAGAGGTTAACAGCAACAATCCTTATAATTTACAAGAAGAGGCAGCTGGTCGCCCAGTCATGCTTACATTTTGGACAAGTTGGTGTCCAGATTCTAACCGTGATTTGCAAGAAAAAATGCGGTTGTACAAACACGCGGATGCATCAAAGCTCTGTTTTGTTACCATTAATGTAACAGGTAGAGAAGGGACAATTGATTTACAGGGTTTTTTAGAAAAGCAAGGGTTCGACTTTTTAGTACTAAAGGACGAAGGGACGCGTGTTTACGATTCTTTTGGTTGTTTAGGCGTACCAACAACGATTCTTTTAAATGAACGGTTAGAGCTGGTTCATTCGTATGGTGAACAAGCAAAGTTAACAGAAATCATGGATGGTTTGACCGATTTAATTAAATAA
- a CDS encoding BrxA/BrxB family bacilliredoxin, protein MSMAYEEYMRQVVLPMRQELTDAGFNELTTAESVDEFMGEADGTTLVFINSVCGCAAGLARPSAIYSLQHNHTPDHLVTVFAGQDKEATAQMRGKFPEYAPSSPSMALLKGNEVVHFIPREEIEGADPEDIVRNLALAYNEHCAKSSS, encoded by the coding sequence ATGTCAATGGCTTATGAAGAATATATGCGTCAAGTTGTCCTGCCAATGCGTCAAGAACTAACGGATGCTGGATTTAACGAATTAACAACAGCTGAATCAGTAGATGAGTTTATGGGGGAAGCTGACGGAACTACGTTAGTATTTATTAATTCAGTTTGTGGTTGTGCTGCAGGACTTGCGCGTCCATCAGCTATTTATTCTTTACAACATAATCATACACCAGACCACTTAGTGACGGTGTTTGCTGGACAGGATAAAGAGGCCACAGCTCAAATGCGTGGGAAGTTTCCAGAATATGCGCCATCATCTCCTTCTATGGCATTATTAAAAGGAAATGAAGTAGTTCATTTTATTCCTAGAGAAGAAATAGAAGGTGCAGATCCAGAAGATATTGTCCGCAATCTAGCTCTTGCTTATAATGAACATTGTGCAAAAAGCTCTTCTTAA
- a CDS encoding thioredoxin family protein: MIEQTLGDLEMNLLSKGTGWLYVYSPFCGTCKQAERMLIVIEESHHEFSIYKLNIQLAPSFALSMQIESVPALLYYREGKYQTHFYAFGSVVDIIEKIKEAENDVNGL, encoded by the coding sequence ATGATTGAACAGACATTAGGCGATTTGGAAATGAACCTTTTATCGAAGGGAACTGGCTGGTTGTATGTTTATTCACCGTTTTGTGGAACATGTAAACAGGCAGAAAGAATGCTAATCGTAATCGAAGAAAGCCACCACGAGTTCTCTATTTATAAATTAAATATACAACTTGCTCCTTCATTCGCGTTAAGCATGCAAATTGAAAGTGTGCCAGCATTGCTTTATTATAGAGAAGGGAAGTATCAAACGCACTTTTATGCGTTTGGTTCTGTAGTGGATATAATCGAGAAAATAAAGGAGGCAGAAAACGATGTCAATGGCTTATGA
- the rnz gene encoding ribonuclease Z codes for MEVHFLGTGAGVPARHRNVSALALRFLNEAGDVWLFDCGEATQHQFLRSPLSLASISTIFISHLHGDHLLGLPGLLSSRSFQGGETPVTIYGPKGLKEFIHQSLETTKTKLRYELVIDELKEGFLFENEWYEVDTLSLIHPVESFAFRIKEKERPGALHVEKLKALGIAPGPIYAQLKQGKRVTLDDGQTIDGRDFVDAPLPGRTVVIAGDTAPVEKMDSFAANADLLVHEATFASDQQGNAHAYGHSTIADACGIAKRANVKKVVLTHVSSRYSRNEDVYLHEVEKQFPGAIVAYDLFVLKLAKTRGAQND; via the coding sequence CATTTTTTAGGGACAGGGGCTGGTGTGCCTGCAAGACATCGAAATGTAAGTGCGCTTGCTCTTCGTTTTTTGAATGAAGCTGGGGATGTGTGGCTTTTTGATTGTGGAGAAGCAACTCAACACCAGTTTCTTCGTTCACCTTTATCTCTTGCTAGTATCTCTACCATCTTTATTAGCCATCTGCATGGGGATCATCTATTAGGACTACCTGGTCTATTAAGTAGTCGTTCGTTTCAAGGGGGAGAGACTCCTGTAACCATCTATGGTCCGAAAGGGCTTAAAGAGTTTATTCATCAATCACTTGAAACAACAAAAACAAAGTTAAGATATGAACTTGTCATTGATGAATTAAAAGAAGGCTTTTTATTTGAAAACGAATGGTACGAAGTTGACACGTTGTCGTTAATTCATCCTGTTGAGAGCTTTGCTTTTCGTATTAAAGAAAAAGAGCGACCTGGTGCCCTTCATGTTGAGAAACTAAAGGCACTTGGTATTGCACCTGGGCCTATCTATGCGCAATTGAAACAAGGAAAACGTGTGACTCTAGATGATGGCCAAACGATTGATGGTCGAGATTTTGTGGATGCGCCTCTTCCTGGTCGAACAGTGGTGATCGCTGGTGACACGGCCCCTGTTGAAAAGATGGACTCATTTGCAGCAAATGCAGATTTACTTGTACATGAAGCGACATTCGCATCTGACCAGCAAGGAAATGCGCATGCGTACGGACACTCAACGATTGCTGATGCTTGTGGAATAGCAAAACGTGCAAATGTAAAAAAAGTAGTGCTGACACATGTGTCCTCTCGTTATTCTAGAAATGAAGACGTTTATCTTCATGAAGTCGAGAAACAATTTCCAGGTGCTATAGTCGCTTATGACTTGTTTGTGTTAAAACTTGCAAAAACAAGAGGGGCACAAAATGATTGA